Proteins co-encoded in one bacterium genomic window:
- a CDS encoding CDP-alcohol phosphatidyltransferase family protein — protein sequence MRFLYEFGYKIADFLTLLRGIVVLFMLSLIPNEQASLDTFMIMVFVAWFTDVFDGFFARKSKRMGYLGKWDGWVDTAFYVTIFLYCYALGFYSFKFFVLVLIFNFLAVFISRNLEVNQAFHFLYILLGFRTIYLLDKGWFIRVLAWTILVIILKWSRLKFQIKNFINSWKNLLFGKKGSSH from the coding sequence ATGAGGTTTCTCTACGAGTTTGGTTATAAAATTGCAGATTTTTTAACTCTTTTAAGGGGTATCGTTGTACTCTTTATGTTGTCCCTTATTCCGAATGAACAGGCATCTCTTGATACATTCATGATAATGGTTTTCGTTGCCTGGTTTACCGATGTATTCGATGGATTTTTTGCCCGCAAAAGCAAAAGAATGGGGTATTTGGGGAAATGGGATGGATGGGTGGATACAGCTTTTTATGTAACCATTTTTCTCTACTGTTACGCTCTTGGGTTTTACTCATTCAAGTTTTTCGTATTGGTCCTTATATTTAACTTTTTAGCGGTCTTTATATCAAGAAATCTCGAAGTTAACCAGGCATTTCACTTTCTTTATATTCTTTTAGGTTTTAGGACCATCTACCTGCTGGATAAGGGCTGGTTTATTCGGGTATTGGCATGGACAATACTCGTTATCATTTTAAAATGGTCACGCCTTAAATTTCAGATAAAGAATTTTATAAATAGCTGGAAGAATCTACTT